ATGTATCAATATTTTCCGAAAGACGGACATATGAGTGTTTTTTTCGAGGAGGCGCGAGGGCAGGGTTTCTGAGCAATTTCAGAGCGGTAATACGTCGGTTGCCTTCAACTACAACAAATTTTTTTCCAACCTTGGCTACAATTGGTGTTTCGTTTATAAAAAAGCCATTTAGCGCCATGCTCTTGGCCAGTTCAAGAACTTTGAATTGATCCACCAAGAAATGGATGATTGCTTTTTGGGTCTGATGTAACATCTCTTCAGGTAGGCGGGGGTTTTCCCGGTCTAGTATCAAGGCATCTACCGATAGTTTTCTTAGTTCCCAATTCGAATAGTCAATCATGAGCACCTCGTATCTCTGCAGCTGGTGGATCGGTAAATAAATTCTGCTAACCTCTATTCACCTAGAGATATGCCGTGTCAACCCCTCATCAGGCTGTCTCTGTTAATTCTGAAGTCTCCTAGGGTGCCGAAGTCGGAGAGGCCATGGCGCTCGAAAACCCAGCACAAAAGGCCTTTGGCAAGGCGCATAAGCATATGTCAATGGGTACATCGCCTCAGAATATAATCATCTAAGACCTGATTCCGCGCCATAGCTACGAGGTAAATACCTGAGGAGAGCTTCTTTCTCCGTTGACATCTTGTATCCAAGTGGATACATGCTTCTTATGAATCACTTCGAGCGCACCGACCTGTTCGACCGCTGGCTTTCCAAGCTGAAAGACTATCAGGGCAAGGCCAGAATACTTGCAAGAATTCGGTCCGCGGAAAAGGGCAATTTCGGCGATTGCGCGCCAGTGGGTGAAGGCGTCAGCGAGATGCGGATTCATACGGGGCCGGGATACAGGGTGTACTTCATCAGGCGAGGCGACAGAGTGTATCTGTTGCTTGCCGGTGGAGACAAGTCCTCGCAGCAACGCGACATCGACCTCGCAAAGAAGATCGCCAAGGAACTGGAGGAATCATGACCAAGATCAAGATAGCGAAGTTTGATGCAAGCGACTATCTGGACAACGATGAAACCATCGCCGCGTATCTCGACGCCGCCATGGAAGAGGGCGATCCCGATGTTCTGCTTGCCGCCATTGCCGATGTCGCCAAGGCCAGAGGCATGAGCAAACTGGCGAAAGACGCCGGGCTTGGCCGTGAAAGCCTGTACAAGGCCCTGACCCCAGGCGCGAAGCCGCGGTTCGCCACTGTCGTGAAAGTGCTGAACGCGTTGGGTGTCTCTTTGCACGCCAGCCCGAATGCGGACGCATGTTCGCGGCAGGAAGCCGCTGCCTCATCGCCCGCTGAGCAGTAATAGCACCTGTGCCAGTTGATCCCGTGCCACCAGGCACGGCGATTGCTTCTATATTATGATGCAAGCCCCCTGTGTGGAGCCGGAGCCAGTTCCGCAAGGGGGCTTTTGCGTAGTAAAACTCTACAGGTGTAAGTTTACTAAGCGTGTAGTTTTACTACACAAACGCTATGGACTTTCGTTTTTCCGCTGGTAATTTCGGCCCATCATTACCGCCGCACGAAAACGCGGTGGATGGAGTCGAAATCAATGGCCGAAGATCCCAAGCAGCTCGAAGAAGTCCTGGATTCCTCGCTCGAGAAGTCCCTGCAGGCGGAAGAGTACGAGGCGTACGGGCGCAAAATGAAGCGTCCCGGCGTCGACGTGCTGCTCAAGGCCCGTAACGAGCTGGCCGGAGAAGAGCGCGTCCGCCGCCAGGGCAACATCCTCGCCCGCGCGGGTAACGTCGCTGTGAGGCGCGGGGAATGAGGAAGCAGCTCGTTTCCCGCCGCGCATCCCGCGCAAAGCACG
This is a stretch of genomic DNA from Oceanidesulfovibrio indonesiensis. It encodes these proteins:
- a CDS encoding addiction module antidote protein, which produces MTKIKIAKFDASDYLDNDETIAAYLDAAMEEGDPDVLLAAIADVAKARGMSKLAKDAGLGRESLYKALTPGAKPRFATVVKVLNALGVSLHASPNADACSRQEAAASSPAEQ
- a CDS encoding type II toxin-antitoxin system RelE/ParE family toxin, encoding MNHFERTDLFDRWLSKLKDYQGKARILARIRSAEKGNFGDCAPVGEGVSEMRIHTGPGYRVYFIRRGDRVYLLLAGGDKSSQQRDIDLAKKIAKELEES